The window GGATAGACGTTTCTGGTTTTGGAACCGATCAAGTACAAATCTGTAAAGGAACGGCTTGCTTCATTTCTTTGAGTGCATCCGTTAGTGCTGTCGAGGGATTTTCCACGCTGTAGATTTCCTGCAAGACATCTAACCAAAGCCGCTGTTCGGTAAAGTAATTAGCACGCTGCCTCGCGATCTCTTCGGGTGTGGCTTGTTGGGCTTGAAGTTGCTCGTCCAAACGCTGCAATTCCTGCTTAATGCGATCGCGCTTTTGGCTGTCCATGACTCGAAACTGTGTTGTCACCGGTTGAGAGAAACCGATGATCCTCCATTCATAAGTTTGACCGGGTTTGAGCGCCTCTTTGTCATACAAAACTTTGTTCTGATTCTGTTGGATATTGTGACTCCACAACGGCTTATCACTGCCGACTTGATAAAGTTCCACCCGAATCGGTCGTCCCGTCCAGACAAATAAGGGGCGATCGCTCCACATTTCTTTGTTGTTGCCCAGCGCAATGGGTGAGAGCAGACAGGGACCACGCGAACTCCCCTTTTTACTATCTTCAGCGGGCTGATTATCTTGTGCAAGAGGTTGCAAAATACGCGTCCAAGGATTGCTGCTCCGTAAGCTTCCCCGTGAACCTCCAGGTCTACCTTGCTCAGGAGCACTAGGATTAGTAGGAGGCGGATTATCTTTGGTTTGAGCTTGAGCGACATTCTCCCCAGAACCGAAGAGATGGGTTTGTGCTCGGGTAGTTTGAGTTGAGTCAGTTAGCAAACTAGAAACCAGCGTCGTCACGAGCAAGGTTGATAACACCCAGTTAAACTTTGACATGTTTTTTTCTCTCCAATTGAGCTAACAGAATATACGTCCAAAATGTTGCAGTCGGTACCACTAATGGCAACAGCACTTCTGCTGTGATGTAAAGCTGTAAACTAACGAGTCCATAAATAGCTGTGGCACTCGCCATAACTAACATCCATTTGCTCCTTCCTGAAGGAAAAACAAATAGCCTATACTTTTCTTTCCGCTGTCTGCTTCCCCCTTTATTGCCTTCTAGCGCCAATACCGCTCCTTTCCCCAACAGCGCAGCTAAGCCAAGAAGCCACAAATCGGGAATCGGAACCACCAGCCGTTGATTCAAGAAATGATGAATCATATAAGCGTGGGCTTCACCTCCTGTGAATTTCTCACGCCCAGAGCCAGGATTCGCTTGAGAATGCCAGTAACCAAGCGCTGGCGGCATGGGGAAATTATCCTCGCCCAATTCAGTAACGCCAGCCTCGCTATATCCGCCTGGGGCAATCATCACCACTGGCTGGTGATTCGGGTGTTGGGGTAGGGAAGTGGCTGAACTCTCCAGAAACTTCCAAGCGGGTAGGGGTTGGTAGACGTGATCCGGCGGAATCGAGAAATCAATAATCGGGTGCATCCACATTTGACGTAACAGATAAGCAAAGTTAGTAATCGGATGTAAGCGAGCTTTGGGGGAGAATACATCCCGATAATCTTTGCCCGTGGTTTTGTAAGCATAGGTGCTCAGGGTTGAGTGCAAATCATTCGTAGATTGCAATTGGGGTTGAGGCAGCTTTTGGGATGAGGAAGTGTTCAGCCGAGAAGCCAACGCCAAAAGGTAAGAAAAGGGTATGCGCCGGGGATCAGACTTCTGCATCGGCACCAGCGTCAGATGTTTGAGATGATTACCCAGAACCAGAATATCCCCTTGCAAGCTCCAATTGGGCTGGGCAAGTTCGGGCAAAACCTCAAACCAACCTCCCGTATCATTGGGTGTTGTGGCGAATACAAACCAGGTTCCCTGCTGTTCTACGGCGGAACGCAGCGACTGAGCGAGTTTGACATCGTTTTCCTTTTGGGTTTGAGGGCGATCCAGCAAATAATCAACGCCGACGACTTTAGCTTTTAGTGCCGCCGCCTTGTCCACCAACTGTGCCAAATAGCGGCGATCCATGGGGACGGCAGGATAAGGAATTTTTGCCTTTTGCAGGGAGTCGTCGTCAATTTGTACCAGAAGCACAGGAGGCGGCTTGGGGGTTGGGACTTGATGAGTGAGTTGGCGATACATCGCTTGGACTAACACCCGTCGCTCTAATAAATTGCCTTGTATGGGTAGCTGCCAACTCAGTAAGACGAAGGCGGTTAAAGCGATCGCTTCTTTTGGGGTGGGTAGCCAGCGCGTGAGGATTTCCTTAATACCAAAGGGTTTCAGACGAAACTGAGGGGCATCAGGATGGCGAAATAAAGACGGAATCAGGTAAGCACTGGGATAAGTCAGGTGTTTATCTAACTTGAGATACTGACACGCCGTGAGCATCGCCTCGTGGACATCTTTGTACTGGGCGAGACGCTGGAGAAACCGCAGGAGAAATTCTTGGGCAACGTTATTGTGAATCGGTTCTCGCATGATCGCCACCTGACTCAACCCTAAGCTAATCAGGGCATTGGCAATGTCGAGTCCGTTGCAGGAGTTAAATAGGGCAAATTGCAATCCCCGTTCTTTGGCAAGTAACAGCGACTGTTCAATTTCGTTGAGGAATAGGGAGAAACCGGGAGCAATCCCTAATTTCCCCCCAATTAAATCCGCTTCATTACTGTGACCGGCAAACAGT of the Allocoleopsis franciscana PCC 7113 genome contains:
- a CDS encoding CHASE2 domain-containing protein, with amino-acid sequence MSQSAAVFYLKVQRIEQFCLFELSWGQGQQLNVTLPYPETLTTLYEEWRTDYLNFYQTSLRGRVAENGTIAPPPVDWHAKLVQSEAKLLYEFHHWLRQGELFDIRSTIAQSVSEGNRNSYQDGRNAEGEKAQNSPFVEVFLTCNPLDLARLPWEAWEIGTEFARPSQIRIVRMPPNIHEKAIQPQSRRRRTRILAILGDDTGLDFKADKEAVRSLKSIADVHFVGWQPGQDVGELKAQIIETIADEQGWDVLLFAGHSNEADLIGGKLGIAPGFSLFLNEIEQSLLLAKERGLQFALFNSCNGLDIANALISLGLSQVAIMREPIHNNVAQEFLLRFLQRLAQYKDVHEAMLTACQYLKLDKHLTYPSAYLIPSLFRHPDAPQFRLKPFGIKEILTRWLPTPKEAIALTAFVLLSWQLPIQGNLLERRVLVQAMYRQLTHQVPTPKPPPVLLVQIDDDSLQKAKIPYPAVPMDRRYLAQLVDKAAALKAKVVGVDYLLDRPQTQKENDVKLAQSLRSAVEQQGTWFVFATTPNDTGGWFEVLPELAQPNWSLQGDILVLGNHLKHLTLVPMQKSDPRRIPFSYLLALASRLNTSSSQKLPQPQLQSTNDLHSTLSTYAYKTTGKDYRDVFSPKARLHPITNFAYLLRQMWMHPIIDFSIPPDHVYQPLPAWKFLESSATSLPQHPNHQPVVMIAPGGYSEAGVTELGEDNFPMPPALGYWHSQANPGSGREKFTGGEAHAYMIHHFLNQRLVVPIPDLWLLGLAALLGKGAVLALEGNKGGSRQRKEKYRLFVFPSGRSKWMLVMASATAIYGLVSLQLYITAEVLLPLVVPTATFWTYILLAQLERKKHVKV